In a single window of the Methanofollis ethanolicus genome:
- a CDS encoding GNAT family N-acetyltransferase — protein MNAEDFDSLHIVNAPEWRDIRCFIWEGWQTNVLYTYYIDPAAVSLSRNAKRNVKKGTETGIVIRKSEDIDTFYELFERTFQNRGMAPPLQKPLFHSIFETFHARGNCELVTAQNPDGDVISGDFYLFDNRRVYRWAAATSHESKASGASFLLLSEAIREFKERGYREMNLMTANIPYLAEFTQNFSPNLVPYYGVTKKSAYLKLSSAIMGT, from the coding sequence ATGAATGCGGAGGATTTTGACAGCCTTCATATTGTGAATGCTCCGGAGTGGAGAGATATCAGGTGCTTCATCTGGGAAGGGTGGCAGACCAATGTGTTGTATACGTACTATATCGACCCGGCCGCGGTCAGTTTGTCGAGAAATGCAAAGAGGAATGTGAAAAAAGGAACAGAAACTGGGATTGTAATCCGAAAATCAGAAGATATCGACACATTCTATGAACTCTTCGAACGTACTTTCCAGAACAGGGGTATGGCGCCACCCCTTCAGAAACCCCTGTTCCACAGCATATTCGAGACCTTCCACGCACGCGGGAACTGCGAACTGGTCACCGCGCAGAACCCGGACGGCGACGTGATCAGCGGGGATTTCTATCTCTTCGACAACCGGAGGGTCTACCGCTGGGCTGCTGCAACCAGTCACGAGTCCAAGGCTTCCGGAGCCTCCTTCCTCCTTCTCTCCGAGGCCATTCGGGAGTTCAAGGAGAGGGGATACCGCGAGATGAACCTGATGACGGCAAATATTCCCTATCTCGCCGAGTTTACCCAGAATTTCAGTCCGAACCTCGTCCCCTATTACGGGGTGACGAAAAAGTCCGCGTATCTGAAACTCTCCTCTGCGATCATGGGTACCTGA